One genomic segment of Spirochaetae bacterium HGW-Spirochaetae-1 includes these proteins:
- the recJ gene encoding single-stranded-DNA-specific exonuclease RecJ has product MKQNWHLPKHSSPDAEKLSGIFNVSKKIIEIMHNRGVSTFEDIDSYLFPRLSSMHSPFLLEGIFPAVDRIRKAISGKEKIGIFADSDLDGLTSLTILYNLFKKFSIEIFYRFPLNDEAYGLSRNIIQEFINADITLLITVDSGIRDIDEIACIREKNIDVIITDHHEPDELLPDAVIVNPKKHTCQYPFKHLAGVGVAFKVGYAVLLSYLPSFNKSFLLVTTENEKYYTSKILNYTPGPVEETSVFEDVVKIAEGLNDGDYVLYHEESLYKKMMQQTRSSINYLSLWDLFPVAMQDGAQNTPDRLEKLFSRSAIKDTIYHRKIDRLKILFQEAQVLNSPRVLEFIQFSLALVSIGSIADVMPLTGENRVLSHYGLKFLGKTEHTGLACLVTDDAVTSKTIGWDIAPLLNTPGRFGKAQLTADFFLEDDTSIVLEIIKSIKKLNEDRKNLVSNIQSNIERDISEGKIHVSHNMVHIEYSEIPDGLAGLIANRISDLLKKPVIVTVFPAKDGMVKGSGRSINNFNMLEIVEKHAELFDRLGGHSQAFGFTIKEENLGKAIDNIMESIKTTPVIESNIAIDAELSIKDVSSYFIKSLSVLEPYGKGNEDPVFITRNVRINSFSRFGQSGNHGKYGIEGNGGLTAIGWGQADKMVDYFNKTGGVDLVYTLEVNKFRGNLYPRMVIVDMDVSA; this is encoded by the coding sequence GTAAGTAAAAAAATTATTGAAATAATGCATAATCGGGGTGTATCAACCTTTGAGGATATTGATAGCTATTTATTCCCACGGCTTTCCTCCATGCATAGCCCTTTTTTACTGGAAGGTATATTCCCCGCAGTGGACAGAATAAGAAAGGCGATTTCCGGGAAGGAAAAGATAGGTATTTTTGCTGATTCCGATCTGGATGGCTTAACTTCTCTGACAATTCTTTACAACCTGTTCAAGAAGTTTTCTATCGAAATATTTTACAGGTTTCCTCTGAATGATGAAGCATATGGGCTGAGCAGGAATATAATACAGGAGTTCATAAATGCCGATATCACGCTTCTTATAACCGTTGATTCCGGTATCCGGGATATTGATGAAATAGCCTGTATACGTGAAAAAAATATTGATGTCATAATTACCGATCATCATGAACCCGATGAACTACTACCCGATGCTGTAATAGTCAATCCCAAGAAGCATACATGCCAGTATCCTTTCAAACACCTAGCCGGCGTTGGTGTCGCTTTTAAAGTGGGATATGCAGTATTATTGAGTTATCTGCCCTCATTCAATAAATCATTTCTTCTTGTCACAACCGAAAACGAAAAATATTATACATCAAAGATACTTAATTATACTCCGGGTCCTGTAGAGGAAACGAGTGTATTTGAAGACGTAGTTAAGATAGCCGAAGGTTTGAACGATGGCGATTACGTTTTGTATCACGAAGAATCGCTCTATAAGAAGATGATGCAGCAAACCAGGAGCAGCATAAATTACCTGTCTTTATGGGACCTGTTTCCCGTGGCAATGCAGGATGGGGCACAGAATACACCGGACAGGCTTGAAAAATTATTTTCCCGTTCGGCAATTAAAGATACGATCTATCACAGAAAAATAGACAGATTAAAAATACTCTTTCAGGAAGCGCAGGTTCTCAACTCTCCCCGGGTTCTTGAATTTATTCAGTTTTCCCTGGCCCTTGTTTCAATCGGCAGTATAGCCGATGTAATGCCGTTGACGGGAGAGAACAGGGTGTTGTCCCATTATGGTCTGAAGTTCCTTGGTAAAACTGAACATACAGGACTTGCCTGCCTTGTCACCGATGATGCTGTAACATCCAAAACCATCGGTTGGGATATAGCGCCTTTGCTCAACACTCCCGGGCGTTTCGGAAAAGCGCAACTCACTGCCGATTTTTTTTTGGAAGATGACACCTCCATTGTCCTTGAAATCATTAAATCCATAAAAAAACTGAATGAGGACCGTAAAAATCTTGTTTCAAATATACAGAGCAATATTGAGCGGGATATTAGTGAAGGCAAAATCCATGTTTCCCATAACATGGTCCATATTGAATATTCTGAAATACCCGATGGCCTTGCCGGACTTATTGCCAACAGGATATCTGATTTATTGAAAAAGCCTGTGATAGTTACGGTATTTCCTGCAAAAGATGGTATGGTTAAAGGGTCGGGAAGAAGCATCAATAATTTCAATATGCTCGAAATAGTTGAAAAACATGCAGAACTGTTTGACCGCTTAGGAGGGCACAGTCAGGCTTTCGGTTTTACAATTAAAGAAGAAAATCTGGGAAAGGCAATCGATAATATCATGGAATCGATTAAAACGACTCCGGTTATAGAATCAAATATTGCTATCGATGCAGAGCTGTCTATCAAAGACGTCAGCAGTTATTTCATTAAATCGCTTTCCGTTTTAGAGCCATATGGAAAAGGAAATGAGGATCCTGTTTTTATTACCAGGAATGTTCGGATAAACAGCTTCAGCCGTTTTGGTCAGAGCGGAAACCATGGCAAATACGGCATTGAAGGTAATGGAGGCTTAACAGCAATCGGGTGGGGCCAGGCGGATAAAATGGTGGACTATTTCAATAAGACCGGCGGAGTAGATTTGGTTTATACACTGGAAGTTAATAAATTCAGAGGGAATCTTTATCCACGAATGGTTATCGTCGATATGGATGTTTCTGCCTGA